The DNA segment CGGGCGCGAGAGCGCCGGGAGCTCGACGTCGGTGCTCACCGTGCACAGCGCGCCGTGGGTGCTGCCCGTGGCGGGCGAGCCGGTGCGGGACGGGGCGGTCGCCGTGCGCGGCGAGCGGATCGTCGCCGTCGGTCCGCGGGACGAGGTGCTGGAGGGGCTCCGCGACGAGTCGCCCGCGGTGCGGGAGTGGCCGGGCGCGATCGTCCCGGGGCTCGTCAACGCGCACTCGCACCTGCAGTACACCTGCATGTCCGCGGTCGGCCGGGGCCGGTACGCCGGCTTCGAGGACTGGTCGCGCGCGTTCCAGGAGGTCTACGAGCAGCCGCACGACTGGGGCGCCTCCGCCGCCGAGGGGCTCGAGATCGCGGTCTCGACCGGCACGACGGCGATCGCCGACATCGTCACCGACCTCGACGCACTGCGCGTGCTCGAGGACGGCCGCGTGCACGGGATCGCCTACTGGGAGCTGATGAGCCTCCTCGAGGACGACTGGCGCGGCAGCGGGCGGGCGATCACCGCGGAGCTGGTGCGCACCTCCGGCGTGACGCGCATCGGACTCTCGCCGCACGCGCCGTACTCGCTGGACACCCCGGTGCTGAGCGACCTGACCGGGCTCTCGCAGGAGCTCGGCGTGCGCCGGCACCTGCACCTGGCCGAGTCGGCCTGGGAGGCGGAGTACACGATGCACGGCCGCGGCGATCTGGCGGAGCAGTGGCGCCGCTGGGGCTACGACGGCTTCCACCTGCTGCGCAACGGCGGCAGCGCGCTGCGGCCGGTGGCGTACGCGGAGACGATCGGCGCGCTCGGCGACGACGTGCACATCGCGCACGGGATCTACGTGGACGCGGACGACCGCGCGACGCTGCGGCGCACCGGCACCTCCGTCGCGCTGTGTCCGCGCTCGAACGCGGTGATCGGGCTCGATGAGGCGCCGGTCGCGGACTACCTGCGCGAGGGGAACGCGATCGCGGTCGGGACGGACTCGCTGTCGTCGACGCCGTCGCTGGACCTGCTCGGGGACGTGGCCGAGCTGTGCCGGATCGCGCGGGCGCAGGGGTACGCGGGGCGCGATCTGCACGCGCGGCTGCTCGCGGCGGCGACGCTCGGCGGCGCGGTGGCGATGGGGGCGGCGGAGTCGTTCGGCACGCTGGTGCCGGGAGCGCTCGCCGACCTCGCGGTGCTCGAGGTGTCCGGTTCTTCTTCCGACGACGTGCTCGCCGCCGTCGTCGAGGCCGGCGAGGGGACCGCCCTCGCCACGATCATCTCCGGGGAGGTCCGATGGCAGGCGCGGAGGTGAGCGGATTCGTCGACCGGCTGAGCGTCGACGGGCGGGTGCTCGAGCGGGTGCGGCGGCCGGCGCTCGCCGAGGCGATGGGGCTCGAGCCGCATCCCGAGGGCGGCTGGTACCGGCGGACGTGGGAGTCGCCGGAGCGGCTGACGCTCGTCGGCGCGGACGGCTCGGTGCGGGAGCGGCCGGCGGCGACGCTGATCGTCTTCCTGCTGCCGGCGGGTGAGGCGTCGGCCTGGCACCGGGTGTCGTCGGCCGAGACGTGGATCTGGAACGGGCCCGGGCAAGTGGCGCTGCAGTACGGCGGGCTCGGCGAGGAGCCGGAGGACGGCGAGACCGTGGTGCTCGGCTCCGCGTTCGAGGGGTTGCCGGTGCAGGCGCTGGTGCCGGCCGACGTCTGGCAGCGGACGCTGCCGTCGGCGGAGGACGCGGTGGTGAGCTGCCTGGTGTCGCCGGGCTTCGACTTCGCGGACTTCTCGATGCCGGAGTAGGGAGCGGGCGGGTCAAGAGACGCCGCTGCTGCATGCTGATCGAGTAGGCCGCGAAGCGGGCGTATCGAGATCCACCAGCGTCGGAGGTCGAGTCTGCAGACCCGCTCTGCTGAGGACGGGCCCCTGCGGGGCTGCTCGACCAGCATCGAGGGGGCCCCGCGGGGCTGCTCGACCAGTAGGGGCGTGCGCTGCGGCGGCTGGACTGCTCGGGACGTCGACGGGCACGGATCCCGTCAGCAGTGACGTGAACGCGTCATCGTTGTGCTCGGAGCGCCCGGAATTTCTCTGGTGCGGTGTGAGGGCCCCACCCTGGTATGCATGTACGCCGATGCCGATTGCGGCGGCGGTCGTACCTCGACACCACGGGAGACGGACTCATGGCGCACGACGACGATCGGCCGACGACCTCCGACGGTCGAAGCACAGTAGAACGGCGGACACTCGTCGCCGGAGGGGTATGGACGGTGCCCGTCATCGCCCTGGCGACGGCGGCTCCGGCCGCATCGGCGTCTCCTGCCCCCTGCCCGTCGGTCACCGATCCGGCCCAGTGGCGGCGCTATGACAACGGCTACGGCTATCACGGGGCGTCCGGCATCGAGGAGAAGAACGGCGCCGTCTTCTTCCTTCAGCAGGCGGACGATTCGGGCTCCGCCGAGGGGTTCGACCTGGAGGTCTGGTGGGGGGCCAGGCTGCCGGTCGTCGCGGGGACCACCTACACCTTCCTCTACCGGGCCGGCGGCTCGTACGCACAGACCGGCAACGACAGGACCCGCGGCGCGCAGTACGCCCGGCTCGAGATCGACGACGTGCCCATCTCGCTGAACTACAGCACCGACACGAGTCAGTACGGCGACGTGCAGCTGACGAAGGACTTCTCGTTCGTCGACTACTCCACCCGATGGACGGCGAACACCACGGGATCGGTCCAGCTCATGTGGCACTTCATCGTTCCCGGACGAAAAGGAGTGAGGACCGACGCGAACGACGACATCCGCATCACGCTGCCGATGATCGTCTGCTCGTAGGGACGCCGAGCAGCCCGTGGGGCGGGCGTCTGCATGCTGATCCAGTAGCCCGTGGGGCGGGCCCTTCAATGCTGATCGAGTAGCCCGTACAGCGGGCGTATCGAGATCCACCGTGGTCTGGAGGGTGGGTCTCGATACGCCGCGTTCCGCGGCTACTCGACCAGCATGAAGCGCGCGGCCTGCGGTTGG comes from the Rathayibacter festucae DSM 15932 genome and includes:
- a CDS encoding cupin domain-containing protein, producing MSGFVDRLSVDGRVLERVRRPALAEAMGLEPHPEGGWYRRTWESPERLTLVGADGSVRERPAATLIVFLLPAGEASAWHRVSSAETWIWNGPGQVALQYGGLGEEPEDGETVVLGSAFEGLPVQALVPADVWQRTLPSAEDAVVSCLVSPGFDFADFSMPE
- a CDS encoding amidohydrolase family protein → MDPVSGAVSLGRESAGSSTSVLTVHSAPWVLPVAGEPVRDGAVAVRGERIVAVGPRDEVLEGLRDESPAVREWPGAIVPGLVNAHSHLQYTCMSAVGRGRYAGFEDWSRAFQEVYEQPHDWGASAAEGLEIAVSTGTTAIADIVTDLDALRVLEDGRVHGIAYWELMSLLEDDWRGSGRAITAELVRTSGVTRIGLSPHAPYSLDTPVLSDLTGLSQELGVRRHLHLAESAWEAEYTMHGRGDLAEQWRRWGYDGFHLLRNGGSALRPVAYAETIGALGDDVHIAHGIYVDADDRATLRRTGTSVALCPRSNAVIGLDEAPVADYLREGNAIAVGTDSLSSTPSLDLLGDVAELCRIARAQGYAGRDLHARLLAAATLGGAVAMGAAESFGTLVPGALADLAVLEVSGSSSDDVLAAVVEAGEGTALATIISGEVRWQARR